From a region of the Podospora pseudopauciseta strain CBS 411.78 chromosome 7 map unlocalized CBS411.78m_7, whole genome shotgun sequence genome:
- a CDS encoding uncharacterized protein (COG:S; EggNog:ENOG503P7S3) — translation MFLLLPCGVCGQSPQESIKMPIKSSTSFSPGDTVRYKPVGGPDSNTSESVGKIKDVLTEPGKQAGRNVNASAEMPRYEIENLNTGKTSTIYERNILGIEK, via the exons ATgtttcttctcctcccctgcGGAGTGTGTGGACAATCACCTCAAGAAAGCATCAAGATGCCAATCAAATCCTCCACAAGCTTCTCCCCAGGCGACACGGTTCGTTACAAGCCGGTGGGCGGTCCAGACAGCAACACGTCCGAGTCGGTGGGAAAGATCAAGGATGTCTTGACTGAGCCCGGTAAACAGGCTGGTCGGAACGTCAACGCCAGCGCTGAGATGCCCAGATACGAG ATTGAGAACCTCAATACGGGAAAGACATCTACCATCTACGAGCGGAACATCTTGGGCATCGAGAAGTGA
- a CDS encoding uncharacterized protein (EggNog:ENOG503NW5Y; COG:I; MEROPS:MER0017177) — MASTAFPKLARKAILSDGTTYGYIHVLATGSKPTFLLLHGAPSSSYIWHHQVELLPKAGFGILVPDLLGYGDTDKPESYEPYQMKCLVPQVHELVTKVLDTPKVIGVGHDFGAGLLSHLYVHHKELFSQLVFIATGFMFLDSPFDPDSVIQMSKEILGYSTSGYVKVFISPDGATLVEKNDRRVDSLFYAQDPKVWIEYFGEPGGFTKFLESDIEIPVAHWISPAELEMHNRILRAGGYTGPFNWYKAAVFCGPAKEDQDLPAEEKTINIPTLFIATLKDYAVITDMHIQNLRGLAKDLRVEKLDVGHWAMLEGKERVEALLEEVGNAQIREL, encoded by the exons ATGGCTTCGACTGCCTTCCCCAAGCTCGCCAGAAAGGCAATACTGAGTGACGGTACAACCTATGGTTACATTCACGTCCTTGCTACTGGCAGCAAACCCACATTTCTCCTGCTCCATGGCGCACCAAGCTCCAGTTATATTTGGCATCACCAAGTCGAGCTATTGCCCAAGGCTGGCTTTGGTATTTTGGTACCGGACCTTCTCGGCTATGGCGACACGGACAAACCGGAATCCTACGAGCCATATCAGATGAAGTGTCTTGTTCCCCAAGTCCATGAACTTGTGACCAAGGTTCTCGACACCCCAAAGGTCATTGGAGTCGGGCATGACTTTGGTGCCGGACTTCTTTCACACCTTTACGTGCACCACAAAGAGCTCTTCAGTCAACTGGTGTTCATAGCAACTGGCTTCATGTTTTTGGACTCGCCGTTTGATCCTG ACTCCGTGATACAAATGTCCAAAGAGATTCTAGGATACAGCACTTCTGGCTACGTCAAGGTCTTTATATCCCCGGATGGCGCAACCCTGGTTGAGAAGAATGACAGGCGCGTCGATTCGCTTTTCTATGCCCAGGACCCCAAAGTGTGGATTGAGTACTTTGGGGAACCGGGAGGCTTTACCAAGTTCTTAGAGTCCGACATCGAGATTCCTGTTGCCCACTGGATTTCGCCCGCCGAACTGGAGATGCACAACAGAATCTTGAGGGCAGGAGGATACACTGGTCCTTTCAATTGGTACAAGGCTGCTGTGTTTTGTGGACCTGCCAAAGAGGATCAGGACTTGCCAGCGGAGGAGAAAACGATCAATATTCCTACTCTCTTCATCGCCACCCTCAAGGACTACGCAGTGATCACTGATATGCACATCCAAAATCTTCGTGGGCTGGCAAAAGATTTGAGGGTTGAGAAGCTCGACGTTGGACACTGGGCCATGCTcgagggaaaagaaagggTTGAGGCTcttcttgaggaggttggtaATGCTCAGATCAGAGAGTTGTGA
- a CDS encoding uncharacterized protein (COG:S; EggNog:ENOG503NZGS): MVSHNRTFPHVRACIFDLDGLLLNTEDIYSFCANTVLARYSRPPIPWCLKAQLMGVPGSSNGEAFHQWAQLPISREQYKAEQQIEQNKMFPMCEALPGAKQLLEQLSQAMTEADGRKVRIALASSSVTSNLKLKTSRPDINEMIRLISEKHRILSDHSRMKGKKGKPAPDIFLTALQVINEQLDPSEDEIRREECLVFEDSVPGVEAARRAGMRVVWVPHPELYQHWAARESEVLAGTTGLVKLDGLDQTASPGKTNDGWGEKLGSLEEFEYRKYGITRHSGDVVGSRI, translated from the exons ATGGTGTCTCACAACAG AACCTTCCCGCACGTTCGGGCCTGCATTTTTGACCTCGACGGTCTCCTCCTAAACACCGAAGATATCTACAGCTTCTGCGCCAACACTGTTCTCGCACGCTATTCCCGCCCCCCGATCCCATGGTGTCTCAAAGCACAGCTGATGGGCGTGCCTGGATCTAGCAACGGAGAAGCGTTTCATCAATGGGCCCAGCTTCCCATATCCCGTGAGCAGTACAAGGCAGAACAGCAGATTGAGCAGAACAAGATGTTTCCGATGTGTGAAGCCCTCCCGGGTGCCAAACAGCTTCTGGAACAGCTCTCCCAGGCAATGACAGAAGCGGACGGGAGAAAAGTCAGAATCGCACTGGCTTCAAGTAGTGtcacctccaacctcaaGCTCAAGACATCCCGACCTGACATTAATGAGATGATACGATTGATATCAGAGAAGCACAGGATTTTATCTGATCATAGCCGGATGAAGGGCAAGAAAGGAAAGCCGGCTCCCGACATTTTTCTGACAGCGCTGCAAGTGATCAACGAACAGTTAGATCCCAGCGAAGATGAGATTAGACGGGAGGAGTGTTTGGTATTCGAGGACAGCGTGCCAGGGGTGGAGGCTGCACGCAGAGCCGGGATGAGGGTTGTGTGGGTACCACATCCAGAGCTGTACCAGCACTGGGCGGCAAGAGAAAGTGAGGTACTGGCAGGAACGACTGGTCTGGTCAAACTAGATGGTTTGGACCAGACAGCCTCACCAGGGAAGACCAATGATGGGTGGGGTGAGAAGCTCGGAAGCCTGGAGGAATTCGAGTACAGAAAGTACGGGATTACACGGCACTCTGGAGATGTGGTGGGAAGCAGAATTTAG
- the atp9 gene encoding ATP synthetase subunit 9 (COG:P; EggNog:ENOG503P7BC) — translation MNASSKLAGAVARMSAKPAMAQTSRLPSSILRSTSIAGRHGLLLSQGRNAFAPVMMRSATQSRGVVAETATAAILAAGKMQGAGLATIGLSGAGVGIGTVFAALINGTARNPALRSQLFSYAILGFAFAEATGLFALMVAFLLLFAY, via the exons ATGAACGCCTCTAGCAAGCTGGCTGGTGCCGTTGCCCGCATGAGTGCGAAGCCTGCGATGGCCCAGA cttctcgtcTCCCGAGCTCCATCCTCCGCTCGACGTCCATTGCCGGCCGTCACggtctcctcctcagccaggGCCGCAATGCCTTCGCCCCTGTCATGATGCGCTCTGCCACCCAGTCTCGCGGTGTTGTCGCCGAGACTGCCACGGCCGCCATCCTCGCTGCTGGCAAGATGCAAGGTGCTGGTCTCGCCACCATTGGTCTGTCTGGTGCTGGTGTCGGCATTGGCACAGTCTTTGCCGCCCTCATCAATGGCACCGCCCGCAACCCGGCTCTCAGGT CCCAGCTCTTCTCGTACGCCATTTTGGGTTTCGCCTTCGCCGAAGCCACTGGCCTCTTCGCCCTGATGGTTGCCTTTTTGCTTCTCTTCGCCTACTAG
- a CDS encoding uncharacterized protein (COG:S; CAZy:AA16; EggNog:ENOG503PDIK) — MRFSTVSSALGLASLVSAHGVVLKPASRKPGDATTEACGRAMVNFYKQDETSYPEAFLRSNPLPDRNKCNLFLCKGYQFADNAANVQSYKPGDSVEYEVYIRIPHSGYANVSIVDTTTNKVLGSPLVSWASGYAASSKPPADQTKFSVKIPELGAQCATAGVCVLQWHWFGAGQTYQSCTDFTVAAPAAPAEPAPEHGHGHRIRGQSRW; from the exons ATGCGTTtctccaccgtctcctcTGCTCTTGGCCTGGCCTCCCTAGTCTCCGCCCACGGTGTTGTCCTGAAGCCAGCTTCTCGCAAGCCAGGTGATGCCACAACCGAGGCGTGCGGCCGTGCCATGGTCAACTTTTACAAGCAAGATGAGACGTCTTATCCCGAGGCTTTCTTGAGATCCAACCCATTGCCCGACCGCAACAAGTGCAACCTGTTCCTCTGCAAGGGATACCAGTTCGCCGACAACGCTGCCAATGTCCAGTCGTACAAACCCGGCGACTCTGTCGAGTATGAGGTGTACATCAGGATTCCTCACTCTGGCTACGCCAATGTCTCCATTGTCGACACCACGACCAACAAAGTGTTGGGTTCCCCGCTGGTGAGTTGGGCGAGTGGGTATGcggccagcagcaagccaccAGCGGACCAGACCAAGTTCAGCGTCAAAATCCCGGAGCTTGGTGCGCAGTGTGCGACTGCAGGTGTTTGT GTCCTCCAGTGGCATTGGTTTGGTGCTGGACAGACATATCAGAGTTGCACCGACTTTACGGTTGCCgctcctgctgctcccgcTGAGCCGGCTCCGGAACATGGACACGGCCACCGAATTCGAGGACAGTCTCGCTGGTAG
- a CDS encoding uncharacterized protein (COG:S; EggNog:ENOG503PA6M; CAZy:AA8) — MNSGPCPYLPPFPPLLPSFLQLLSQTSPLSACKMGLLQLAATVLALGSSVQAAPAHEIAPRQASVKYCDPVSTICYSEWISPERIAFRTAIPENATATADFDVLVQLQAPKSVGWAGIAWGGTMVNNPLTVAWANAATVVVSSRRATARTYPQPWTGATYTVLGGTVANSTHWTVNFLAKGVSNLGTSRLNPSSTTASIAYAQSNQGPSSPSDPASRFGIHNTRGKFSHNLALGKISNFRAAVAQLASEA; from the exons ATGAACAGTGGACCGTGTCCATatctccctcccttcccccctctcttGCCATCGTTCCTTCAACTCCTCTCGCAAACATCGCCATTATCAGCGTGCAAAATGGGTCTTTTACAACTGGCAGCAACCGTGTTGGCTCTGGGCAGCAGTGTCCAGGCTGCCCCAGCGCACGAGATTGCTCCCCGTCAAGCGAGCGTCAAATACTGCGATCCTGTTTCCACCATCTGCTATTCCGAGTGGATTTCGCCAGAGAGAATTGCGTTCCGCACTGCCATTCCCGAGAATGCCACTGCCACGGCCGACTTTGATGTTCTAGTCCAGCTTCAAGCACCCAAATCTGTTGGGTGGGCTGGTATCGCGTGGGGTGGCACCATGGTCAACAACCCCTTGACTGTTGCATGGGCCAATGCTGCGACCGTTGTCGTTTCTTCCCGCCGTGCTAC AGCAAGAACCTACCCACAGCCATGGACTGGCGCCACTTATACGGTTCTCGGCGGCACCGTTGCCAATAGCACCCACTGGACTGTCAACTTCCTTGCCAAGGGCGTCTCGAACCTGGGGACATCCAGactcaacccctccagcacGACTGCCAGCATTGCTTATGCCCAGTCCAACCAGGGTCCGTCAAGCCCATCTGACCCAGCCAGCCGCTTTGGAATCCATAACACGCGTGGAAAGTTCTCGCACAACCTCGCTCTGGGCAAGATTAGCAACTTTCGTGCTGCGGTAGCTCAGTTGGCCTCCGAGGCATAA
- a CDS encoding uncharacterized protein (EggNog:ENOG503PHS3), translating into MVSTLTQSCDCRMSIPTVTANFPCEDNCKGLHCTTSYNIVTPSTCATINPPVDQHLGRPRGCWVGQGSKYLRLTVSS; encoded by the exons ATGGTCTCTACCCTCACTCAGTCTTGTGACTGTCGCATGAGCATCCCGACCGTCACTGCCAACTTCCCTTGTGAAGACAACTGCAAAGGACTTCACTGCACGACATCGTACAACATCGTCACTCCTTCAACGTGCGCCACTATCAATCCACCC gtcGATCAGCACCTCGGTCGTCCCAGGGGCTGCTGGGTTGGTCAGGGCTCCAAGTATCTTCGCTTGACTGTGAGCAGTTAG